Proteins encoded in a region of the Scrofimicrobium sp. R131 genome:
- a CDS encoding LacI family DNA-binding transcriptional regulator: MNRRPATMNDVAKRAGVSQRTVSNVVNNHVYVSEKTRQKVLRAIKELGYRPNVIAQGLRTGQTKIIALAVPNVAWPYYGEIAHAVQTEARANGLTVLMLETDAELEKEQQVLNLFGSNLIDGIIFSAVRLRAEDLRDLPASTPVVLIGHHQAGASRPNLLADVNRAAQDLVEHLYQRGARSFLLQGSTSTPMTSGPGLSRQAGFVAGLEGLGSPEVTWEMLPSGWTYREGFDALREWLTDHRPPDAVICMNDIMAIGAIRALADAGIRVPDDVLVTGWDNTRESSFMVPSLTTIGLDKAELARRAVAYLLAEKAGKRNFPEKEFVPHELLVRESTGGQQD; this comes from the coding sequence TTGAACCGACGACCGGCCACCATGAACGACGTCGCCAAACGGGCAGGAGTGTCCCAGCGGACCGTCTCCAACGTGGTCAACAACCATGTCTATGTCTCGGAGAAAACTCGTCAAAAAGTGCTGCGCGCCATCAAAGAGCTGGGCTATCGCCCAAATGTGATTGCGCAGGGTTTGCGGACCGGGCAAACCAAAATTATCGCCCTGGCCGTTCCCAATGTAGCTTGGCCCTACTACGGGGAAATAGCTCACGCAGTTCAGACCGAGGCCAGAGCTAATGGTCTCACGGTATTAATGCTCGAAACTGACGCGGAACTAGAAAAGGAACAGCAAGTCCTAAACCTATTCGGCTCCAATCTGATCGATGGCATCATCTTCTCGGCCGTTCGCCTTCGCGCAGAGGACCTTCGAGATCTGCCGGCCTCAACCCCCGTGGTGTTGATTGGGCACCATCAAGCGGGGGCTAGCCGGCCAAACCTTCTGGCCGATGTCAACCGCGCCGCCCAGGACCTGGTCGAGCACCTGTACCAGCGGGGGGCGCGCAGTTTCCTGCTGCAGGGATCTACCAGTACCCCAATGACAAGCGGGCCCGGCCTTTCGCGTCAAGCCGGTTTTGTCGCGGGATTGGAGGGCCTGGGCTCACCCGAAGTTACCTGGGAGATGCTGCCCAGCGGTTGGACCTATCGAGAGGGCTTTGACGCGCTACGAGAGTGGCTGACCGACCATCGGCCTCCCGATGCGGTTATCTGTATGAACGACATCATGGCGATTGGAGCAATTCGAGCTCTGGCGGATGCCGGGATTCGCGTGCCGGACGACGTGTTGGTCACCGGCTGGGATAATACTCGAGAGTCAAGTTTCATGGTCCCCAGTTTGACCACGATTGGCCTAGACAAAGCAGAGTTGGCCCGCCGAGCGGTGGCGTATTTACTCGCAGAAAAAGCCGGGAAGCGGAATTTCCCCGAAAAAGAGTTTGTGCCCCACGAGTTACTTGTGCGGGAATCGACCGGAGGTCAGCAAGACTAA
- a CDS encoding sugar ABC transporter permease, whose protein sequence is MTVGVSWTKARQWLGNFVFVIPFLVVYGAFILYPVVQAVLMSLFDWDLLGKAPQWTGMDNYVRMLGGVGLQWGIGSYWPLQLICLLGGIWLLIWAWRRRRLGAGEILLVVVLLLLALALGVHPGEGGTWNDPRFWNAFKNTVLFTVISTPIIAGLGLALALALNSGRRGTGIYRALLFLPYVLPVSVATLIWSYLMNPSRGLIARVTEFFGLGAIPWLSDPRFAMGAIIVTTVWWTVGFNMVLFGAGLQDIDPSLYEAAALDGAGPWRRFVSITLPGLKHATLLVVVTQVIASFQIFGQVNIMTNGGPGGVTDVLVRYIYQTGFRDAQLGYASAMSLFLFVVMVLVSLIQFLMSRERKS, encoded by the coding sequence ATGACCGTTGGAGTCAGTTGGACCAAAGCTCGCCAGTGGCTGGGGAACTTTGTCTTCGTCATTCCGTTTCTAGTTGTCTACGGAGCCTTCATTCTCTACCCGGTGGTTCAAGCCGTGCTGATGAGCCTGTTCGATTGGGACCTCCTCGGCAAAGCCCCGCAATGGACGGGAATGGACAACTACGTGCGCATGCTCGGTGGGGTTGGTCTCCAGTGGGGGATCGGCAGCTACTGGCCGCTGCAACTGATTTGCCTGCTGGGTGGAATCTGGCTGCTGATCTGGGCGTGGCGTCGCCGCCGCCTCGGGGCCGGCGAAATCCTGCTGGTGGTAGTCCTCCTGCTGTTGGCATTGGCCCTCGGAGTCCATCCGGGTGAAGGCGGAACCTGGAACGACCCGCGTTTCTGGAACGCTTTCAAGAACACGGTCTTGTTCACCGTGATTTCCACCCCGATTATCGCGGGCCTCGGCCTGGCGTTGGCTTTAGCGCTGAACTCTGGGCGGCGGGGAACCGGGATTTACCGGGCGCTCCTGTTCCTGCCCTACGTCTTGCCAGTTTCGGTGGCCACCCTGATCTGGAGCTACCTGATGAACCCGTCCCGCGGGCTGATTGCCCGGGTCACCGAGTTCTTTGGCCTGGGGGCCATCCCCTGGCTCTCCGACCCCCGGTTTGCCATGGGTGCCATCATCGTCACCACAGTTTGGTGGACTGTCGGGTTCAACATGGTTCTGTTTGGGGCCGGGTTGCAGGACATTGATCCAAGTCTGTACGAAGCGGCTGCCCTCGACGGGGCCGGGCCCTGGCGTCGGTTTGTCAGCATCACCCTCCCGGGCCTGAAACACGCCACTTTGCTGGTGGTGGTCACGCAGGTAATTGCCTCCTTCCAGATCTTCGGTCAGGTCAACATCATGACCAATGGCGGACCCGGGGGAGTGACCGACGTGCTCGTCCGCTACATCTACCAGACCGGATTTAGGGACGCCCAACTGGGGTACGCCTCAGCCATGTCGCTGTTCCTCTTTGTCGTCATGGTCCTGGTCTCCCTAATTCAGTTCCTGATGTCTCGAGAAAGGAAGAGCTGA
- a CDS encoding ABC-F family ATP-binding cassette domain-containing protein: MSAIHSARSRAQIVLTGAGVTRGSTRVLSGVDLTVNPSTRLAVVGENGRGKTTLLRILAGLLPLDEGTLSRVGTLALAEQELSTADGRTVGEAVADAMREAQAALAELDQAALGLADSSPAAEDRYARALDRAEELDAWDARRRLEVALAALEAEQDWDRPLATLSVGQRYRVRLACLLGGTADFLLLDEPTNHLDRDGLEFLTGRLKDRAGGVVLVSHDRALLSDVADTFLDLDPTEDGRPRLYGGGYQGYREGRRAAWDRWEQAYRSQEEERTRLAADLQTAQDRLVTGWRPPKGTGKHQRATRAPGLVQSVHRRQEALAAVALDVPRPPKPLCFPDLPARTQEGLLTAQQVQVSDRLRQAVSLSIWSGTRLLVIGPNGAGKSTLLSVLAGELPPTSGTVLRSQSARIAYLRQETELPKDRFANDVYAEHLDRLEVREGLTGQELWPLESFGLLEPEEADKRIGEMSMGQQRRFELALALSGRPDLLILDEPTNHLSLALVDQLTQALLRTEAAVVLSTHDRQLLRDLEDWSRLDLGV; this comes from the coding sequence ATGTCTGCTATTCACTCTGCGCGTTCGCGCGCCCAAATCGTCCTGACTGGAGCCGGTGTCACCCGGGGAAGCACCCGGGTTCTCAGCGGCGTCGACCTGACCGTAAATCCATCGACTCGACTGGCCGTCGTCGGCGAGAACGGCCGGGGAAAAACCACGTTGCTCCGGATCCTGGCCGGTTTGTTGCCGCTGGACGAGGGAACGCTCAGCCGGGTCGGCACCTTGGCTTTGGCTGAGCAGGAACTGTCCACTGCTGACGGCCGCACTGTGGGCGAGGCGGTGGCCGATGCCATGCGGGAGGCCCAGGCCGCCCTGGCTGAGCTGGATCAGGCGGCATTAGGTCTGGCTGACTCGTCCCCGGCTGCTGAGGATCGCTATGCGCGTGCCTTAGACCGGGCCGAGGAGCTGGACGCCTGGGATGCTCGGAGGCGCCTGGAGGTGGCGCTGGCTGCACTCGAGGCGGAGCAGGACTGGGACCGACCATTGGCCACCCTTTCCGTGGGTCAACGCTATCGGGTGCGGCTGGCCTGTCTGCTTGGTGGGACCGCCGACTTCTTGCTGCTGGACGAGCCGACCAATCACTTGGATCGGGATGGGCTCGAGTTCCTCACCGGGCGCCTGAAGGATCGGGCAGGAGGGGTGGTCCTGGTCAGCCACGATCGGGCGCTGCTGTCAGACGTGGCGGATACCTTCTTGGACTTGGACCCGACTGAGGATGGCCGGCCTCGCCTGTACGGGGGAGGTTACCAGGGGTATCGCGAGGGGCGCCGGGCCGCTTGGGATCGGTGGGAGCAGGCCTATCGGAGTCAGGAGGAGGAACGCACGCGCCTCGCCGCCGACCTCCAAACCGCCCAGGACCGCCTGGTCACCGGCTGGCGCCCACCGAAAGGGACCGGCAAACACCAGCGGGCTACCCGAGCTCCGGGCCTGGTTCAAAGCGTGCACCGGCGTCAAGAAGCACTGGCTGCGGTGGCGCTGGACGTTCCACGGCCTCCGAAACCGCTCTGCTTTCCCGACCTACCGGCGCGAACTCAGGAGGGCTTGCTCACCGCCCAACAGGTCCAGGTCTCGGACCGGCTGAGGCAGGCAGTCTCACTTTCAATTTGGAGCGGCACCCGACTCCTGGTGATCGGCCCCAATGGGGCAGGGAAGTCCACCTTACTGTCGGTCCTGGCCGGTGAACTGCCCCCCACTTCAGGCACAGTGCTGCGCTCGCAATCTGCACGCATTGCGTACCTCCGACAGGAAACAGAACTGCCGAAGGACAGGTTTGCTAACGACGTCTACGCGGAGCATCTGGATCGACTAGAAGTTCGGGAAGGGCTGACCGGTCAAGAGTTGTGGCCCCTGGAATCGTTTGGCCTGTTGGAGCCGGAGGAAGCGGATAAGCGGATCGGGGAGATGTCGATGGGACAGCAACGAAGATTCGAGCTGGCCCTGGCTCTGTCGGGTCGGCCAGACTTGCTGATCTTGGACGAGCCCACCAACCACCTATCTCTGGCCCTGGTTGACCAACTCACTCAGGCGCTCCTACGCACGGAAGCAGCCGTGGTCCTGTCGACTCACGATCGCCAACTGCTGCGAGACCTGGAGGACTGGTCCCGCCTGGACCTGGGGGTCTAA
- a CDS encoding glycoside hydrolase family 2 protein yields the protein MTVDEDPLHSWSDENYPRPLLFRSAWAPLNGPWEFAADPDNCGLEQAWFAADCEAFAEVIQVPFPPGSPSSGVWGDQPEQVPEVVWYRKTLTAEQLRQLTESDRVRLNFEAVDYRADVWVNGQHLITHEGGYTPFSAEWPRLTRQAVEVVVRCEDSRSPSQPRGKQAWRDQVDSIWYHRSTGIWRDVWIEAVPTHTVENFQWETDLVRGALRGTVGFNRFVPSGSTLELRLRRGPEVVASLTQAVSGLFAQVQFDLPMLRNRMDWTDWVWSPEHPHLLDLDLTLTTTSGQDRVLSYVGLRTVEAGAQYLHLNRLPVYLRGVLDQGYWPDTYFTAPSPTALKRDAELALELGFNLARIHERSADRRYLTWADRLGLMVWAEFPSTYAFDEDAVRAVTAEWTELVLRDRAHPCIVTWVPFNESWGVPEIASDPRQSAFVSAVVSLTRALDQTRPVSANDGWEQLETDLVTTHDYGAFGSELRANYHSQEAVARSVGGVGPQGRLTLLNQDWAGDRPVLVSEFGGVSLSEKAGWGYSVATNSAELADRLDQLFSALWDSPVLAGFCYTQLTDTAQEANGLCWPNRQPKVPLDQLHAIIYQPQRHRDQIRPRLITEETRPGGES from the coding sequence ATGACAGTCGATGAAGACCCGCTCCACAGTTGGAGCGACGAGAATTACCCCCGGCCGCTGCTCTTTCGGTCCGCTTGGGCTCCGCTCAACGGTCCGTGGGAGTTTGCGGCAGATCCGGACAACTGCGGCCTGGAACAAGCCTGGTTCGCCGCCGACTGCGAGGCATTCGCAGAGGTGATTCAGGTGCCGTTTCCTCCGGGTAGTCCCAGCTCCGGCGTCTGGGGGGACCAGCCCGAGCAAGTTCCGGAAGTGGTCTGGTATCGAAAGACACTGACCGCCGAACAGCTCCGCCAACTCACCGAATCGGACCGGGTGCGCCTGAACTTTGAAGCGGTGGATTACCGCGCCGACGTCTGGGTCAACGGCCAACACCTGATCACGCACGAGGGAGGCTACACGCCGTTCTCGGCGGAGTGGCCGCGCCTGACCCGGCAGGCGGTCGAAGTGGTGGTGCGCTGTGAGGATTCACGGAGCCCCAGTCAGCCGCGAGGGAAACAGGCATGGCGGGACCAGGTGGACTCAATCTGGTACCACCGCTCTACCGGAATTTGGCGCGACGTCTGGATCGAAGCGGTTCCCACCCACACCGTCGAGAATTTCCAGTGGGAGACCGACCTGGTCCGCGGGGCGCTGAGGGGAACAGTCGGCTTCAACCGCTTCGTCCCCTCCGGCTCCACCCTGGAACTGCGCCTGCGACGCGGTCCGGAGGTGGTCGCCTCTTTGACGCAGGCCGTCAGCGGGCTCTTCGCCCAGGTACAGTTCGATCTGCCCATGCTGCGGAACCGAATGGACTGGACGGATTGGGTTTGGTCGCCGGAACATCCGCACCTGCTGGACCTGGACCTCACCCTGACCACCACCAGCGGACAGGACCGAGTCCTGTCCTACGTGGGACTCCGGACAGTCGAAGCGGGCGCGCAGTACCTGCACCTGAACCGTTTGCCCGTGTACCTGCGAGGAGTGTTGGACCAGGGGTATTGGCCCGACACCTACTTCACCGCCCCGAGCCCCACCGCCCTCAAGCGGGATGCCGAACTGGCGTTGGAGCTCGGCTTCAACTTGGCCCGGATTCACGAACGTAGTGCGGATCGGCGCTATCTCACCTGGGCGGACCGGTTAGGCCTGATGGTTTGGGCCGAATTTCCATCGACCTATGCCTTCGATGAGGACGCGGTCAGGGCCGTTACCGCCGAGTGGACCGAACTGGTGCTGCGCGACCGCGCCCACCCGTGCATCGTTACCTGGGTGCCGTTCAACGAGTCGTGGGGAGTGCCAGAGATTGCCTCCGATCCCCGACAAAGTGCATTCGTCAGTGCCGTCGTGTCACTCACCAGGGCGCTCGACCAGACCCGGCCGGTCAGTGCCAACGACGGGTGGGAACAACTGGAAACCGATCTGGTGACCACACACGACTACGGGGCGTTCGGCTCGGAACTGCGGGCCAACTACCACAGCCAGGAGGCGGTGGCCCGGTCGGTGGGTGGGGTGGGCCCGCAGGGAAGGCTCACCCTCCTGAACCAGGATTGGGCCGGTGATCGCCCGGTGTTGGTCTCCGAGTTTGGCGGAGTCTCGCTGTCGGAAAAGGCCGGCTGGGGATACTCGGTCGCCACCAACTCGGCAGAGCTTGCCGACCGCTTGGACCAGTTGTTCTCCGCTCTGTGGGACTCTCCGGTGCTGGCGGGATTCTGCTACACCCAGCTGACCGACACGGCGCAGGAAGCCAACGGGTTGTGCTGGCCGAACCGCCAACCCAAAGTCCCGCTGGATCAATTGCACGCGATTATCTACCAGCCGCAGCGGCACCGGGACCAGATCCGTCCGCGCCTGATCACTGAGGAAACCCGTCCGGGAGGTGAATCATGA